The window CCAAATTTCCTACTCAAATCAGAAGAAATGAACAAAATTAAGGTAGCAAACCCGGTAGTAGAGCTGGATGGCGACGAGATGACCCGCATCATCTGGAAATTTATCAAAGACAAGCTGATAACGCCCTATCTGGAGCTGGATATCAAGTATTACGATCTGGGCATTGAGTATCGGGATGAAACCAATGACCAGGTGACGATTGACGCCGCCAACGCCATTAAGCAGTACGGCGTGGGTATTAAGTGCGCCACCATCACCCCGGACGAGGAGCGGGTGAAGGAGTTCAACCTGAAGCAGATGTGGAAGTCGCCGAACGGCACTATCCGCAACATTCTGGATGGCACCGTTTTCCGCGAGCCGATTGTGATGAGCAACGTGCCGCGCCTGGTGCCCAACTGGACGGCGCCCATCTGCATCGGCCGCCACGCCTTCGGCGACCAGTACCGCGCTACCGATTTTGTAACCAAAGGCAAGGGTAAACTCAAAATCACCTTCACCCCGAAGATGGTGGTCAGGAGCAGTCGTTTGAAGTGTACAACTTCCAGGGCGACGGCGTGGCGCTGGCCATGTACAACACCGATGAGTCTATCCGGGGCTTTGCCCATGCCTGCTTTAACCAGGCCCTGATGAAGGGGTGGCCGCTGTACCTCTCCACTAAAAACACCATCCTGAAGAAGTATGATGGCCGTTTCAAGGACATCTTCCAGGAGATTTACGAGCAGGATTACCTGGCCAAGTTCAAAGAAGCCGGCATTACTTACGAGCACCGTCTGATTGATGACATGGTGGCCTCGGCTCTGAAATGGAACGGCAACTTTGTGTGGGCCTGCAAAAACTACGATGGCGACGTGCAGAGCGACACCGTAGCGCAGGGCTTCGGCTCGCTGGGCCTCATGACTTCTACGCTGGTAACGCCAGACGGCGGCACCATGGAAGCCGAAGCGGCCCACGGCACCGTGACGCGCCATTACCGCGACCATCAGAAAGGCAAGCCTACTTCTACTAACCCCATTGCCTCCATTTTCGCCTGGACGCGCGGTCTGGAGTTCCGGGGCAAGCTGGACAACAATCAGGAGCTGATTGATTTCTGCCATGCGCTGGAAGCCGTGTGCATTGAAACCGTGGAAAGCGGCAAAATGACCAAAGACCTGGCCGTTTGCATCCACGGCAACAAAGTAGAGCACGGCCGGGATTACCTCTACACCGAGGAGTTCCTGGCAGCGCTGGACGAAAACCTGAAAGTGAAACTGGCTAAGTAAGCCGGCTATTACTGCTAACAAAAGCCCATCCGGGAATCGGATGGGCTTTTGTATTTAAGATTTTTTTGTTCAGGCCAGGCACTCGACGAGAGTAAGAAGGTAATTAGCTTGAATGCCGCTTCCAATACTTTGTAGCGCAACCTTACCCTTTCATTCACTCTGCCAAATTGTAGCAAAGGGGAGCTGGAAAGCCGGCCAGATCAGCACCTACTTTTTGTAGGAACTATTCTCCCCGCCTGGCCAGCTTTTTTCTTAAGGGCACTTCCTATCTTTAGGGCCACAATCTGGTGATGGGGTACCACCACGAACCGCCGAAGCCGTTCCGCTTTGCGCTGATGACTCCTACGTTTACCACGGCCTGAGGCCCGGGAGCGTGGATTCTATTGGCTTTACCCTCCGCCTGTGGCTGCTCGCCCTTCCCGCTTCCGGTTCTTCCAGCCTGCGCTGGCCATTGAACAAACTCCGCATCTTCTCTTCCTGGTTCGCTGGCTGCTGATCTGCGCCGGCATTGGAGTGCTGGCGGGCACGGCTTCCGCTTTTTTCCTGCTTTCCCTGGACTGGGTGACGGCCTGGCGGGAAGCCAACCCCTGGATAATCTGGCTGTTGCCGGTAGGCGGTTTTATCATTGGGGCCAGCTACCATTACCTGGGCCAGAGCGTGGTGCGCGGTAACAATTTGCTCATTGACGAAATCCATAACCCAAGCAGGATCATACCACTGCGCATGGCGCCGCTGGTGCTGTTCGGCACGCTGGCTACGCACCTGGTGGGCGGCTCGGCCGGGCGGGAGGGCACTGCCGTACAAATGGGCGGCTCCCTGGCCGATCAGCTCACCCGGCGGCTGCACCTGCGCCCCCGCGACCGTAAAATACTGCTCATTGCCGGCATCAGCGCGGGTTTTGCGTCGGTGTTCGGAACGCCTTTGGCGGGGGCGGTTTTTGGGCTGGAAGTGTTTTTGATTGGCTCCATCCGCTACGATGCTATACTGCCCAGCTTCCTGGCCGCCATAAGTGCCGATCTGGTTACCCGGGCCTGGGGTGTGGGCCACACCCAGTATCCGCAACTGGCAGTGCCGGCCATTACACTGCAGGCGCTATTGCTGACCGTGGCTTGTGGCGTCTTATTCGGGCTCGCGGCCCGGAGCTTCGCCAGCCTCACGCATCAAATCAGCCAGTGGTTTAAGCGCCTACCCTACCGCCGCTACGCCCGGTGGTGGGGGGCATAATGGTGGCCCTGGCCGTAGCGGCTCTGGGTACCACCAAGTACATTGGGCTGGGCATACCTACCATTCTGGCCGCTTTTGATGCCCCGCTTCCTCCCTATGATTTTCTGCTGAAGCTGCTGCTGACCGCACTTACCCTGGGCTGCGGTTTTAAAGGCGGCGAAGTGACGCCCTTGTTCTTCATAGGCGCCGCCCTGGGCTCAGCTTTAGGTGTTGTGCTGCCGCTGCCTGTGGCGCTGCTGGCGGCCATGGGATTTGTAGCGGTTTTTGCCGGAGGCGCGAATACGCCGCTGGCCTGCACCTTTATGGGGGTGGAGCTCTTTGGCTCCCACGCCGGCATTTATCTGGGCCTGGCCTGCGTGGTTGCCTATTTATTTTCCGGCCATGCCGGCATTTACTCCGCGCAGGTTATTGGCCATGCCAAGCACCTGCGTTATGGCCGGGAGCAGGGCCGGCAGCTGGGAGATATCCCATCCCACCGGAAACAGGAGTAGCGAATTTTCAGACTTTTCTCGTTGGCCGATCCGTTGGCGTTATTCCATCCGGCTTTTTCCGCCTAAGGAAGAATGAAGGAAAGGTCGGCGCTGATGAGGTTGGCGGTCAGACCGGTGCTTTGGCGGTAATAGGCGTAGCGTACGTCCAGGGACTTGAACTTGGTAATGCCACCCCCAAAGGTTTTGAAGCGGCCGATGCCGTACACCGGCGAGTAGCGCAGCCCCAGGCCAAACTTATTAGCGGAGAAAGCCGCCAGGTCATAGTCGGAGGTGAAGTATTCTTCCGTGATGGAATGCGCCAGGTAAGGGGCAAAGTAGTCGGCGGCGGTTTGGGTGTGGTAGCGGTAGAAGGGATATACTACGAAAAAGGGCGTCAGCTTCACGGGCGCTTCCAGCTCCAGGGTATGCGCCGTGATGCCGAAGTTGTCGTTGTAGAAGCGGTAGAAGGTGCGCAGCTGGATTAAATCAGAAGCGTAGTAGGTAGCGCGCAGGCCCACGGGGTATTTGTAGCGTTGGCGGGGCAGTACTTCTGCTTTGGCCGCGCCAAACGCTCCGCCGGTTTCCTGAAAATATACCCGATGGAAAGGCGTACTCAGCAGGCCACGCTGAGCCACCAGCTCGGTGCTCACGGCCAGCTGCAGGCGCTGATTAACTACCTGTGAATACACCAGATTCAGATTGAAGCTTTGGCGGGTATCAAAGCCGGAGCCGTGCTCGTGCCCGCCCCGCGCAGCTCAACCGGCAGTATCAGCGTGGCCCGGTCAAAGAAAGCCTGGGCGGCTACGCTAAGCTGGCGGTTGCCATCAACCGAAGCCTGCGACCAGGACCCCGTAACATTGAAGGAGATATAGTCATACTCCTTGGAAAAGCCGGCGCCAGCCCCCACAATGGTGCGCTTGTTAGCTAACTGGCGCGAAATGCCCAGGTCCAGGTGGTAGCGGGTATCGCGGGCGGAGGGCGACGACAGCACCTGGTCGATGCGGTCGGTGGAGGCGGAGGAGTAAATATCCATGCCCATATTGGCCGAAACGCGGGTAGCCGAATCCAGGGGCACATTCAGGATAATGGTAGGCGTGAGGTCCGTGAGCTGCTGGGTGCCCTGGCCCCCTTCCACCGCGCTGTGGTTGCCATCCTGCTGATAATAGCTCATCAGAATATTCAGCTCGGTTTCGCCGTGGTTGCTGGGGTTGGCCGGGTTGCCGGCCGCTGGTGTGTTGGTGCCGGCTCCTTGGCTGGCAGGTTGCGGGGTCTGGGCCCAGGCTTGTGCCGGCAGCAGGAGCGTAGCAAGGAAAGAAGCGTAGAGTAGGCGGGTCATAGTAGAAAGCATCAGAAGCAGAACAATTAATTGCAGCCGCAGCCGCCACCTACTTTGCCACCATTGGCACCGCCGGCCCCCTCGCGGTAACTTTCAAAGTTGGTTTCGTACACTTCTATGCGCTTGTTCGCCAGCTTCATATCCTCATCATTCAGGTACACTTTCTGGTAAGCCGCCACCGAGACACAGCTGGCAAGTCCGGCGCTGCCCGCAAGCAGCATCAGCCCACCAAACAGCAGGCGTAGTAAATTAGAATGTTTCATGGGGCAGCAGGTGAGGAGGACGGAGCAGAAGTTTGATTGGCGTTTTGGTAGTAGTTAACCTGCATTTCTTTAGAAGCCAAGGTGCGGCCATCGTTGGTAATCAGGGTGCAATCCACCCCTTTCAGGCGGTTGATGAAGGCCAGGCCTTCTTCCGGGCCCAGCACAAACACCACCTCATCCAGGCCATCGGCCAGCTCTACATCCGGACAGATAATGGTAACGGAGCGCAGACCGGTGGCGGGGTAGCCGGTGTGGGGGTTGATGATGTGGCCATAGTATTGCCCTTTCACCGTGAAATACTGCTCGTAATTACCAGCCGTGACCACGGCCATATCTGTTACGGTAAGCCAGGAGGAAATGGTTTGCGGGTGGGCCGGGTCGCCAATGGCAATGCGCCAGAGGGAACCGTCGCCCTGCCGACCCCAGCAGGAAACGTCGCCGGAGCCGTTAATAAGGCCGCCTTTTATCCCCATTTGCTTCATCAGCTCCTGGGCCCGGCGCACGGCATAGCCCTGCAGAATACCAGCCAGATTCATGCGCATGCCTTTTTCCCGGAGCATCACGGAGTGGTTGGCTGGGTTCAGCACCACGTTTCGGTAGTTAATGCGGCGCACCGAGGCCCGCACCACAGCCGAGTCGGGCAGGGCCGCGTGCTCCTGCCGGTCAAACTTGTATATTTTCTCGCCGCCCGCAAAGGTGATATCAAAGGCACCGTTACTTAAGGCCGAGAGCTTTAAGGTGCGCGCAATCAGGTCGTACACTTCCTGATCTACTACGACAGGCCGGAGGCCGGCCGCCCGGTTTATGCGCGTAATCTGGGAGGTGGAATCCCAGTAGGAAAACAGCCGGTCGATGCGCTGGGCCTCCTTTATGCCGGCCCGGATGCTGCGCCAGGCCAGGGAGTCATCGGCGGAAACGGCCGTGAAGGTGAAATGGGAACCCATCAGGTGCGCGCTCCGGGTAAAATTACGGGGCTGCGGCCGGGCCGATGTCTTTACTTGCGCAAATGCCGTGCTACCACCACTCAGCAGAAAGCAGAGCAGCAGCAGCACGGCAGGCAGCCGGAAAAAACCTGACCAGGAAGGCGGTTGATGGGGCATTAGGCTTATTTTTTCTCCAGCAGCTGGGTTAAATGCGCATCATAAGCAGTGGCACCTCCCGCGCGGTAGCCGGTGCGGGCCAGCACTTTACCCTCGGGGGAGAGCAACACCACCAAGGGGAACGAACCAGCCGAGTTTAACTGCGCCGCAGCCTGCTCATTTCGCTTGGTCTGATCAGCGGGGAGTTTATGCTTTTTGCTGCGGGGGAAGTCGAAGCGGGCCAGCACGAAACGGTCTTTGGCATACTGCTCAAATTCCGGCTGATCAAAAACCTCCTGCTTCAGCATGATGCAGGGCTTGCACCAGTCGGAGCCGGAGAAGACGGCCAGCACGGGTTTATTGGTGGCTTTGGCCTGTTGCAGGGCGGCCGTCAGGTCAGAGCTCCAGGTAAGAGCCGGGGTTTGGGCCTGGGCCCCGAAGGCAGTCAACAATACGAAAAGGCAAAGAAAGAGGAAACGCATGGCGAGAAGGTGAGAGTTTGATTCCTTCAACATCGAAGATTAAAATAAGATTAAAACATAAACCGTGCTACATACGGCGGCCATCTTAAATGGGTCATCAATCTGCCTTAAATTAACCAGAAAGCATGTTTTTAATTCAATGACAGATGCGAAACAGCATGAGCAAGGCAGCTGAATAATGAGCTTACCAGTTAGTTTAATGACGTTGACACAAGTGGCAAAACAGATAGCCCCAGGCAGGTGCAAACCGGCTTGG is drawn from Hymenobacter sp. DG25B and contains these coding sequences:
- a CDS encoding DUF3570 domain-containing protein — encoded protein: MYSQVVNQRLQLAVSTELVAQRGLLSTPFHRVYFQETGGAFGAAKAEVLPRQRYKYPVGLRATYYASDLIQLRTFYRFYNDNFGITAHTLELEAPVKLTPFFVVYPFYRYHTQTAADYFAPYLAHSITEEYFTSDYDLAAFSANKFGLGLRYSPVYGIGRFKTFGGGITKFKSLDVRYAYYRQSTGLTANLISADLSFILP
- a CDS encoding DUF3570 domain-containing protein, with the protein product MTRLLYASFLATLLLPAQAWAQTPQPASQGAGTNTPAAGNPANPSNHGETELNILMSYYQQDGNHSAVEGGQGTQQLTDLTPTIILNVPLDSATRVSANMGMDIYSSASTDRIDQVLSSPSARDTRYHLDLGISRQLANKRTIVGAGAGFSKEYDYISFNVTGSWSQASVDGNRQLSVAAQAFFDRATLILPVELRGAGTSTAPALIPAKASI
- a CDS encoding DUF4266 domain-containing protein — translated: MLLAGSAGLASCVSVAAYQKVYLNDEDMKLANKRIEVYETNFESYREGAGGANGGKVGGGCGCN
- a CDS encoding FAD:protein FMN transferase, with the translated sequence MPHQPPSWSGFFRLPAVLLLLCFLLSGGSTAFAQVKTSARPQPRNFTRSAHLMGSHFTFTAVSADDSLAWRSIRAGIKEAQRIDRLFSYWDSTSQITRINRAAGLRPVVVDQEVYDLIARTLKLSALSNGAFDITFAGGEKIYKFDRQEHAALPDSAVVRASVRRINYRNVVLNPANHSVMLREKGMRMNLAGILQGYAVRRAQELMKQMGIKGGLINGSGDVSCWGRQGDGSLWRIAIGDPAHPQTISSWLTVTDMAVVTAGNYEQYFTVKGQYYGHIINPHTGYPATGLRSVTIICPDVELADGLDEVVFVLGPEEGLAFINRLKGVDCTLITNDGRTLASKEMQVNYYQNANQTSAPSSSPAAP
- a CDS encoding thioredoxin family protein codes for the protein MRFLFLCLFVLLTAFGAQAQTPALTWSSDLTAALQQAKATNKPVLAVFSGSDWCKPCIMLKQEVFDQPEFEQYAKDRFVLARFDFPRSKKHKLPADQTKRNEQAAAQLNSAGSFPLVVLLSPEGKVLARTGYRAGGATAYDAHLTQLLEKK